TTAGCGCCTCCAATCTGTCCCTTTGTGCGGGGCGCGGCGCTCTTGTTTCAGTGGTCCGTCTTTTTTTCGGTGCGCGTATCGCCACGCGCGCGTCCGCTCACGCGCGCGTGGGGTGTTTTGTAGGGCGTGGGAGGTGTGGCGTCAGAGCGCCACGATGCCCGCCGTTCCCGGCGGCATCGCCTGCGCTGGCGGCGTGTAGTCGCCGGCGCCCACGCGGCTGAGCGTGCCGTTGCTCTCGACCTTGAAGATGCCGATGGATGGCACCGCTGAATTGAGGACGTACAGATACTGGCCGTCGACCGAGAAGAACTCGTCCGTCGGCCCTTCGAAGGTGACGCCGCCATCGCCGGTGATTGCCTTTCCGGTGCTGGCCACCACCGCATTGGCGATCGGGCCGACGTTGCTGAGCGCGCCGTTCGCGCCGACCGTGAACCCGCTGATGCTGGGGCCGCGCGCGTTGGTCACGTACGCCCAGTTGGCGGTCACCGCCACCCAGCAAGGAGCGGGATCCGTCATCGAAAACTGCGCCGACGGCACCGGCGCGATCACGCCGTCGGCGTAGGTGTACACGCCCGCGCCCGTCGAGCCGGCCTCGGCGACGATCAGGTATGTGCCTAGGAACTCGAACCCGAATGGCGTCATCTGCGGCATCACGCCGCCATCGCCGTCGCCTGGCAGGGGAGCCGGATCGTACGACCCCTTCTTGGTGGCCACGCCGGCCGCGTCGACGGCGAAGGTGTCGAGCTTGCCGGCGCCCATGACGGCTCCGGCGGCGCCCGATTGCTTCTCGGTGACCACCAGGAACTTGCCGTCGGGGGTGAACTCGATCTGCGCGGGGTCGACGCCTTGGGTGGTGCTGCTGAGGGGCAGCGCCGAGCCGGCGATGGCCGTGGCGCCGAGTTCGCCGCCCGCCGCCGAGGCCAGCTTCCAGCCGGCGATCATCGAGGGGATGGTGGCCGTGCCCTCGTAAAGGACATAGACCAGATCGCCGTGGAAGGTGATGCTCTTCGGCCCGTTCAACATCGCGCCGACGGCGCCGGCGCTGCTGGCGGTGACATTCAGCGCGGTGCCCGGCGTGCCGTCAGCGCTCACCGGCAGCGCCGAGAAACTGTGATCGCCGGCGTTGACGGTCAGCAGCCGTTCGTTGGCTCGATCGTAGGCGATGGCGCCTTGTTCGCCGAGGCCCAGGCCCGATCCTTTTCCGCCGGTAGCGAAGGGGGCGGCCATCGGGATCAGCGCGCCGTCGGCCCCGCGGTGAAAGCCGTAGATGGCGTTGCCGGCGGCGGCGTTGGACATGATGTACACGGCGGCATTGGCGGGCAGCGCGCCCGCGTCGCTGGCAGCGCCGCCGCTGCCGTTGTCGGTGCCCGCGTCAGTGGCGGTGACGGCGCCGCCGCTGCCGCTGTTGGTGCCCGCGTCCGTGGCAGCAGCGCCACCGCTGCCGTTTCCTGCCCCACCCCCGCTGCCGCCGGTGCCGCCGGTGCTGTCATTGTTGTTGCTGCTGCACGCCGCCAGCAAGCCGGCGAGCCCCAAAGTCGTAGTCAGACCTATTTGCCAACTCGTTCGTCGCATTGATCGCCTCCCATGTGTCTGTGCCTGATCGCGGCGGCGTTCATTGCAAACGCGAGCTGCATCAGGGCGTCGCCGGTTGTTACGCCCTGTCGGACACGATCGTTACATTGAGGCCGATCCGTAACCGTCGCCGCGCGGACCGCGTATACCCCGACCACGTCTGTCGTTCGACAAGGGCTGGCTTTGCGGCCAGACCAAGGTGGGCAGCGCGTACGAAAATGAAATGAATCAGATCGCGAAAGGCATCCGCGCGCCCATGGACTCGGTGGAGGTCCGATCCCGCGCTGGCAAGGATCGCGTCGAACCGGCCTACGGCTTGATGGGCGGCGGAGCGACTCGCTTCGGGATGGGCGGCGGGACGGGGCCCGCCGCGGGCGTGGCGGTGGCGGCAGCACCCTGGCCGGCAGGCGCGCGCGCCGCTTTGACCTCAGGCGCGTTGTAGGCGGTGCGGTATGCGTGACGGCGCCGCCGGTGGGTCGCCTCGGCAGCAGTGTTCGGTCGGTTGCGCTTGCTCATGTTGTCTGGACCATACCATCAGACGATAGAAGGCCTGGCTGACATCTGCGTGCCAGAGTGATCACCTGTCCCCCCTGGCACGCGCCGGGGCCGACGCAGACCTGTCTGTCGAAAAGTTGCCGGAGTCTCGAAAATGTCGGCGCTCGAGTTCAGGCGCGTGCGCTGAAAGTCGCCCCGCTCACGGGCGCGGCGGCCTGCTGTTCGTGAGGATCTGATCGACGAGACCGTAGACCTTGGCCTCCTCGGCGGACATGAAGTTGTCGCGCTCGGTGTCCTTTCTGATCGTGGCAGCGGGCTGGCCAGTGTGGCGCTGGTAGAGTTCATCGATCGTTTCGCGCGCCTTGAGGATCTCGCGGGCATGGATCTCGACGTCGGTGGCCTGGCCGTGGAAGCCGGCGAGCGGCTGATGGATCATGACGCGCGCGTGCGGCAGCGCGGCGCGCTTGCCCTTCGCGCCCGCGGTGAGCAGCAGACTGGCCATCGAGGCAGCCTGGCCGATGCAGAACGTCGCTACCGGGCAGCGCAGCACCTGCATCGTGTCGTAGATCGCGAGGCCGGCGGACACGTCGCCGCCCGGCGAGTTGATGTACATCATGACGTCCTTGTCGGGGTCATCGGACTCGAGGAATAGCAACTGCGCGACGATGACGTTGGCAAGGGCGTCGTTGATCTCCGCGCCCAGGAACACGATGCGGTCCTTGAGCAGGCGCGAGAAGACGTCCCAGCCGCGCTCGCCCTGGTGAGTCTGCTCCACGACGGTTGGGATGATCGACGCGCGCGCGCATCTGCTGGGCACGCTCACCGCTTCTTCTCCGGCTCGGACAGCCAGGCCACGAGCGCCGCGCGAGAGAAGCGCCAGGCCGCGCCGAGCTTGCGGCCGGGCAGCTTGCCCGCCTCGACCAGCTCACGTACGACGGCCACTTCGATCTGGAGAAAGTCAGCGGCCTGCTCGACGTTCATGACCTCGGGCGGGTCGTAGGCCCGGAACGAGTACGACCCGCGCGACACGCCCGCATCGGGCGCCGCCGGCCCGCCGCGATGGCTGGCCAGCGCGCCCAGTGCGTCGAGGCCGCGGTGGCTATCCGGATCGACGTACCGCCCGACGAGGCCCGCGACCAGATCTTTCTTGCGCACCCCCAGGGCGTCAGCGGCGCGGTCGAGTTTCTCGACCGCCGCGGCGGGCAGGCGCACGAACAATGCGCCCTCGGGCGCGGTCTTCTTTGGCATATCAAAAAGATATCAAGAGATATCTTGGCGTCAAGCACGGACCCAGCAAGGCGTGGGCGGCCCGCCGGAAACATGTCTCGAAAGACGGGGTGAACCCTTCGGTCCTGGGTCTTCCGATCGCAGCGCAGACACTTCGTCTTCGACGGCGCAAGGATGGTTGCCAGCTATGGGTTCCTTGACAGGGTGTCCTCGATCGCATACCTGATCGTGGAGCGTCGATGCGCTGGCCGGACCGTTACCGCAATCTCCTCACAAGGATGAGGGCACCCAGAGTCGCCAAATGGATGGCGCTGGTTGTGCTAATCGCGTCGGGAAGTTCGCAGCTCGCGGCATCCTGGCACGAGATGGCGGTGCGCCACGTCCGCTGCGCCGATCACGGCGAGCTGACCCACGTGACCCTCGGCGAGCCATCCGCCGTAGGGACGGCCGCGCCGGGCTCGTCGCTGACTTCGTCGGCCAGCGCGCAAGAGACCAGCGCCGCCGACAGGCACGAACACTGTGCTCTGGCCCTGATCGTTCGCGCGGGCACCGAAGCACCGCGCGCGCCGATTGCGAGGCGCGTCTCACCGCCCCAGACGGTTAAGCGCCGAGCGCCGACTGTCGTGCCGCGCCCTGGGCGCACCGTCGTTTTGGCCAGCGCGCCCAAGACCTCGCCTCCCAGCGTGTAAAGCAAGTCGGACCCGTCGTTCGCTGCCGGCAACGGTCTTGTTGCCGCACGCGTGACTGAACCGCTTCGCGCCATCGACGGCTGAAAGTCGTCGTCGGTGCGGCATGCGTCGCTGCCCTTTGGGCGCGCCCATGCGCCGGCGGTGCCCGACGTTCCTTTCGCTGTGCCACGTCCGTTGCAGGCTCTCTTTCGGGGAGGCAGTCCATTGCTCGTATCTCGGTTTCGCTGCGTGCATATTGCGTTCGGTCCATTGGCCTCGGTTCGCTTGGCGACCGTTGCGCTCCTTTGCGCCGTCAGTGGCCGTTCGGCGGCCGCTGCCGAACCGGCGCCTGCGCCGTCCGTCCACCCGCCCATTGTGATCGAGGAGCAGCGGCCCGCCTACCCGACGGAAGCGCAAGCCACAGGCCTACGCGGGGATGTGGCCGTCATGGTGACCATCGATCCGCAAGGTGCCGTGACCGCCGTCGAGATAGCGCGGGGCGTGGCGCCTTCTCTTGATCACGCGGCGATGGAGGCAGCCAGCCGCTGGCGCTTTCTGCCCGCCACGCGCGAAGACGGGGTCGCGGTCGCCAGCCGGGTGCAACTGCTGTTTCATTTCGAACCCCCCACCGCGCCGGTTCCGTCGGCGGCGCCGGTGGCCGCGCCTCAAGCTGCTGCCACGCCGGTTGCTCCGTCTCAAGAGTCACCGGCCGCAGCCAAGCGACCGACCGGGCCTGCCGCGCTGGACGTCACCGTCGTCGGACGTCGTCCGGCAACCAGCCGGGGCGCTTCCGACTTCCAGATCAAGGTCGGCGATCTGGCGCAGATCCCCCGGGCGAACGCCTCAGAGCTGTTGAAGCTGGCGCCGGGGATCTTGCTGACCAACGAAGGCGGGGAGGGCCACGCCGAGCAGGTGTTCCTGCGTGGCTTCGACGCGCGTGAGGGGCAGGACATCGAATTTTCCGTCGGCGGCGTGCCGATCAACGAAGCCGGCAACCTGCACGGGAACGGTTACGCCGACACGCACTTCATCATTCCGGAGCTGGTCGAAGGGCTGCGCGTGGTCGAAGGGCCGTTCGATCCGCGCCAGGGCAACTTCGCCGTCGCCGGCAGCGCTGACTACGATCTCGGCCTCGGCGAGCGGGGCCTGTCGGCGCGCTACACGCTGGGCAGTTTTGGCACCGAGCGCGTACTGGGATTGTGGGGACCGCCCGGTGAGAGCACGCACACCTTCGGCGCTGCCGAGATCTACAAGACGCAAGGCTTCGGTCAGAACCGGGACGCGCAGCGCGGCTCGGCCATGGGGCAGTACGAAGGGCGCTTCGGCGAAAGTGGAACGTTTCGCCTGACCGCGCAGGCTTACGCCACTCACTTCCATTCCGCCGGCGTGGTCCGCGAGGACGACTATCAGTCCGGACGCCTCGGGTTTTACGGCAGCTACGACCAACTGGCGACCACCCGGCAAGCCGTGCCCGAGGGCGGCGATGCCTCGCGCTATTCGTTGGCCGCGGACATCGAAACCCACGCCGGGGACACGCTGCTCACGCAGCAGGTCTTCGTCATCAAGCGCGACATGCGCCTCCTGGAAAACTTCACCGGGTTCTTGCTGGACGTTCAACAGCCGCTCCAGACCTTGCACAGCCAGCGCGGCGACATGCTGGATCTGAACGTTCACGAGCAGACGATCGGCGCCCGGGGCGCGGCTCGCCTGTCCGGCGATGCCTTCGGGCAACGACAGGAACTGGAACTTGGCTACTTTGCCCGCGGCGATCAGGCGGCCGGCACCCAGCAACGCCTGGAAGGGTCAACCGGCGTCCCGTATTTGACCGACACCGATCTGGTGTCGCAGATCGGCGACATCGGCCTTTACGGCGACGCCAACTTGCACCCGTGGCGTTGGCTCAGCCTGCGCGGCGGCGCGCGCGCCGAGTTGCTGTCGTACGACGTCCTCAACAACTGCGCCGCTCAAAGTGTCGCTCACCCGTCGACGACCAATCCGCCCATCAACCAGAGTTGCCTCACCCAGCAGGACATGGGGCGCCCGCGCGAGCCCGATCAGGTGAGCGCCACGGCGACGACGGCGTTGCTGCCGCGGGCGTCGGTGCTGGTGGGGCCCTTCCGGCACGTGACCGTGTCGGCGAGTTACGGGAACGGGATTCGCTCGATCGATCCGAGCTACATCACCCAGGACATCAAGACCCCCTTCGCCAGCGTCAAAGCGTATGAAGCGGGCGTCGGCTACGCAGGGAGCCTTCGCGATGTCACGGTCGTCGCGCGGTCGGTGCTGTTCGAAACGGTCGTCGACAAGGATCTGATCTTCGACCAGACCGCGGGCCGCAACGTGATCGGCATCGGCACCACCCGGGCCGGTTGGCTGGGAGCCTTGCGTCTCAGCGGCTCGTTCTTCGACCAGTCGGCCAACCTGACGCTGGTCCGCGCCACCTTCAACGACGACCACGAGGCGGTTCCTTACGTTCCCGGCACCGTCTTTCGTTCCGACACGGCGTTATTTCACGCGCTGCCGCGATCGCTTTTCGGGCGACCGGTGAAGGCGTCGCTGGGCGCCGGCGTCACCTACGTCGGCCGCCGGCCCTTGCCGTACGGCGAGGTCAGCCAGGACATCCTCACCGTCGACGCGTCGGCGGCGCTGTCGTGGTCGCACTACGAAGTGCGCTTGCTGTCGACGAACCTGCTCAACAACCAATATCGCCTGGGCGAATACAACTACGCCTCCGACTTCAAGAGCCAGTTGCCCAATCCGACGCTGGTTCCCGAGCGGACCTTCACGGCGGGCGCGCCGCGCGGAATTTTCGCGACGTTCGGGATCAACTTTGGAGGTGCCCCATGAGCGCGCGTTTCGCGTTGGCGGGTCTGTTCGTCGTCTGTCTCGCTCCTTGTCTTGCCTGCGTGGGCGACGCCGGCGGGGACACCGTCGACTTCCCGGTCGCCGCCGCCGGACCCGCGGACGCTGTGGCGGGCCAGCCACTCGTTTTCTCGCAAGAGGGATGGGACATCACCCTGACCAAAGCGACGTTGCACGTCGGCGCCGTCTATATGGCCGAGAGTCCGCCTGTCTCTGGCGCGCAGGCCACTGGTTGCTACCTGCCCGACATGGATGTTTACGTCGTGCAAGAGACTTCGGGCCTGGACGTCGATCTGCTGTCGCCGACGCCGCAACCATTTCCAGCCCAGGGCCACGGCATCACGCAGCCGCAGGCGGTGATTGGTCAGGTCTGGCTGGTTCACGGCGACATCAACACGGCGCCCGACAAGTTGGCGATGTTGATCGTTACCGGAACGGCCGCGCAAGGCGGGACGCAATTTTCGTTTTCGGGATCGATCACGATTGGCAGCAATCATCAGACCACGGGCGTGATCGCTGGCGGCAGCCCGATCTGCAAGCAACGGATCATCACGCCCATCACGCCGGTTCCGGCGGTGATGTCCAGCGGCGGTCTCTTGCTGCGCATCGATCCGCGGACGCTCTTCAACTTCGATTTCAAGCAGCGGTCTACCGCCTCGCCGTCGGGCCCGTACCAGTTCAGCGATGACCCGGCGTCGTGGGACACGGCCAGCCAGAACCTCTACGGAAACCTGCACTCGACGGCGCCTTATTCGTTTTCATGGGTCGCCGGGTTCTGAAAACCAAAATGACAAGGAGACTGAAGATGCAACGGATGAACATGGTCAGGGGTGGCGGGTTGCTGGTGACGCTGGCGTTCGTCGCTTGCTCCAGCAGCAGTCCGTCGGTGAACGGCACCGGCGGAGCCACCGGTAGCGGCGGCGGAACCGGCGGAACCGGGACTGGCGGAAGCGAAATGGACGGTGGTTCCAGCGACGGTGGCGTGACGCTGAAGGCGTTCACCAAGCCGGCCGACCCCGGGAATGGCGGCATCATCTTCGCTGCGTCGGGCGAGGTGCTGGCGCTCTCGGGTTACGCCTTTCCGCCCGCGAACGCCGGCGATCCAGCGTTCGTCGACGGCTGGGACGTGCAGTTCACCCGACTATTGGTCACCGTCGACAAGATCAAGCTATCGACCAATCCGGACTACAACCCGGATCAGTCCATGCTGATGGCCAACGCGCTGGTCGCCGAGGTCGACGGGCCGTGGGCAGTCGACCTCGCTCATGGTGACAACAGTTATCTGCCGGGTAAAGGCGGTCAGGGCGAGGAGGCGGTTCCGATCGCGGCGCTTGTGAAACAAAATCAGCCCGCCGGCAACAGCGCGCCTTTTCTCACCGATGGGACGCGGTACGCCTTCGGCTTCGACACCGTGGCGGCGACCGCGGCGGCCATGAACGTGAACCTCGACGCCGACGGATTGGTGGATTACGGCGAGATGATCCAGGACCAGTGCGCCGTGATGTACGTCGGCGTGGCGACCTTCAAGGGCGGCGTCGTCACGGCCACCACCGGCAACATGGCGGACTACACCAAGTGCAACAGCGATCCCGAGTACGCGAACTGGCCGAAGACGGTGAACTTCCGCCTCTGCTTCAAGTCGCCGACCTCGTACGTGAACTGTCAGAACCCCGACAACGATCCGGCCAAGCCCCTGGCCGGCGAGGAGCACGAGCGTGGAATCGCCTTCGATGCGACCAAGTCCATCATCGGGCAGGTCACCATCCACACCGACCATCCGTTCTGGGACAGCGTCCTGCACGATTCACCGGCGCACTTCGATCAGTTTGCGGCCCGGGTCGTGCCTCCGTCGACCGATGGCGGCGTGGCGGCGGATGGTGGCGCGACGTCGACGCCGACGGTGACACTGGACATGACCATGGGCGTTGATTACCGCTCCTACACCGACGCGCAAGGCAACCCGCTCAAGTGGCGTTATTGCATGGATCCACCGACGGACAGTCATGCCCAGTTCACCGGGGCCATGGCCTTCGATCCGCAGAGCGTGGCCCATGCGACGGGGACCGATCGCACGACCGGTCTGCTCGATTACTACGACTTCGCAACTTACAACCAGAGCACCCAGGGTCACCTCAACTCTGATGGTCTGTGCGCGCTCCAGCGTCACTACTACCAGATGACGTTGCCTTAGATCCGACGCGGGCGGCGGCCAGCGGGGTGCTGGCGCGGCGATGAAAGTCACCGGGAGGAGGGCTGGCCCGCCGCCCGTTTTTTGTGCAGCGAGAGGAGTGACCAGATGAATGTGATTGAATCGGTCAAGCAGGTGCTGTTGGCGTCGGGGGCGGGTTGGGTGTTGTGGTTGCTGGGGATGCTGTCGGTCAGCAGCTTGGCGCTGGCCGTCGAGCGCTGGCTTTACCTGCGACGCAAGGGGGGCGATCTCGAGGCGCTGGCCCGTAGTCTGGATGAACCGCTGGGTCAGGGCGACATCGCCGGCGCGCAGCGATTGCTGGCCGCCAGCCCGACCAGCGCCGCTCGCATCGCCGGCGCTGGTCTGCGGTTGGCCGATCGCGGGAGCCATTCTGCCGAAAAAGCGATGGCCAGCGCGTCGGCGCTGGAACGTGGCCGTCTGGAACGTTGGCTGGCATTCCTGGCCACCGTCGGCAACAACGCTCCGTTCGTGGGTCTCTTCGGCACCGTGGTCGGCGTCATCCACGCCTTCGAAGAGTTGGGGCACGGCGCGCCTGGCCATGGCGCGACGGCGGCGGGGCAGGTCGCCTCGCAGGCGGTGATGGCCAGCATCGCGGAGGCGCTGGTGGCGACGGCGGTGGGAATCCTGGTGGCGCTGCCGGCGGTGGCGGCTTACAACTACCTGCAAAGGAAAGTGGCCTCTTTGTTGGCGGGCGCCGACGTGCTGACGAACCTGGTGCTGGCGTACATCGCCGACGGCCAGCACGGACCGCGCCGCGCGCCGCAACTGAAAGAGGTGGCGGATGGCGCAGCCTAGCGGCCAGGATGCCGGCGGAATCATCGCCGGCATCAACGTCACGCCGCTGGTCGACGTGATGCTGGTGCTGCTGGTGATCTTCATCGTCACGGCCAAGATCATCGTCACGCCCGCGGTGCCGATGGATCTGCCCCGCGCCGCCCACGGCGAAGAAGTGCAGGTGGTGTTGTCAGTGATCGTTCCGGCGGGCGGCCCGATGCTGGTCAACGGCGCCGCGTTGCCGAACGACGACGCGCTGGAAGCGAGCGCGGGCGTGGCGCTGGCCGGCGATCCGGAGCTGCGGGCGGTGATTTCCGCCGACGGATCGATCCCGCACCGGCGCATCGTGCACCTGCTGGATCTGCTTCGCGGCGCGGGCGTCAGTCGCGTCGCCTTCGGGGCGTTGCCGGTGGACGATCGATCGCGGTGAAAGGTCCTTTGAACGACCAGGAGATGAACGAGGTGAACGAGACGGTGGGCCGTGCGGTGGCGGACCACCCACGGATTGTCGATCTGGTGTTCGAGCCGGAGGCGGGTGGCAAGACGCGCCGCCTTCTCGCCGGTCTGGGCACGGTGACCGCGCTTTACGCAATCGTGATTGGTTTCATCGGCGGCCTGGGCCAGTCGGCCGGACCGTGGAGCGCCGAAATGGCCGCTCGGATTCACGACGCCATCGCTGTCGAACGGAGCGTCGAGGTGACACCCCCGCCCCCGCCACCGCCGTCGCTGCCGACCGAAGCGCCCGCTGCCCCGCTGGCCGCCGCTCCGCGCGCTCGTCGGCCGGCGCCCAGTCGCGCGCGTCCGGCTGCTCCCGCACAAGCTGGCGCTTTGGCCGCGGTGTCCTCGGATCCCGTCGACCTCACCGGAACCGCGTTCGTGGTCGGTTCAAGCGCCCAGTACGCAGGCGGCACCACCATGGCGGCTGGAACCAGCACGAAAC
Above is a window of Polyangia bacterium DNA encoding:
- a CDS encoding ATP-dependent Clp protease proteolytic subunit → MSVPSRCARASIIPTVVEQTHQGERGWDVFSRLLKDRIVFLGAEINDALANVIVAQLLFLESDDPDKDVMMYINSPGGDVSAGLAIYDTMQVLRCPVATFCIGQAASMASLLLTAGAKGKRAALPHARVMIHQPLAGFHGQATDVEIHAREILKARETIDELYQRHTGQPAATIRKDTERDNFMSAEEAKVYGLVDQILTNSRPPRP
- a CDS encoding helix-turn-helix domain-containing protein encodes the protein MPKKTAPEGALFVRLPAAAVEKLDRAADALGVRKKDLVAGLVGRYVDPDSHRGLDALGALASHRGGPAAPDAGVSRGSYSFRAYDPPEVMNVEQAADFLQIEVAVVRELVEAGKLPGRKLGAAWRFSRAALVAWLSEPEKKR
- a CDS encoding TonB family protein; the protein is MIEEQRPAYPTEAQATGLRGDVAVMVTIDPQGAVTAVEIARGVAPSLDHAAMEAASRWRFLPATREDGVAVASRVQLLFHFEPPTAPVPSAAPVAAPQAAATPVAPSQESPAAAKRPTGPAALDVTVVGRRPATSRGASDFQIKVGDLAQIPRANASELLKLAPGILLTNEGGEGHAEQVFLRGFDAREGQDIEFSVGGVPINEAGNLHGNGYADTHFIIPELVEGLRVVEGPFDPRQGNFAVAGSADYDLGLGERGLSARYTLGSFGTERVLGLWGPPGESTHTFGAAEIYKTQGFGQNRDAQRGSAMGQYEGRFGESGTFRLTAQAYATHFHSAGVVREDDYQSGRLGFYGSYDQLATTRQAVPEGGDASRYSLAADIETHAGDTLLTQQVFVIKRDMRLLENFTGFLLDVQQPLQTLHSQRGDMLDLNVHEQTIGARGAARLSGDAFGQRQELELGYFARGDQAAGTQQRLEGSTGVPYLTDTDLVSQIGDIGLYGDANLHPWRWLSLRGGARAELLSYDVLNNCAAQSVAHPSTTNPPINQSCLTQQDMGRPREPDQVSATATTALLPRASVLVGPFRHVTVSASYGNGIRSIDPSYITQDIKTPFASVKAYEAGVGYAGSLRDVTVVARSVLFETVVDKDLIFDQTAGRNVIGIGTTRAGWLGALRLSGSFFDQSANLTLVRATFNDDHEAVPYVPGTVFRSDTALFHALPRSLFGRPVKASLGAGVTYVGRRPLPYGEVSQDILTVDASAALSWSHYEVRLLSTNLLNNQYRLGEYNYASDFKSQLPNPTLVPERTFTAGAPRGIFATFGINFGGAP
- a CDS encoding MotA/TolQ/ExbB proton channel family protein — protein: MNVIESVKQVLLASGAGWVLWLLGMLSVSSLALAVERWLYLRRKGGDLEALARSLDEPLGQGDIAGAQRLLAASPTSAARIAGAGLRLADRGSHSAEKAMASASALERGRLERWLAFLATVGNNAPFVGLFGTVVGVIHAFEELGHGAPGHGATAAGQVASQAVMASIAEALVATAVGILVALPAVAAYNYLQRKVASLLAGADVLTNLVLAYIADGQHGPRRAPQLKEVADGAA
- a CDS encoding biopolymer transporter ExbD is translated as MAQPSGQDAGGIIAGINVTPLVDVMLVLLVIFIVTAKIIVTPAVPMDLPRAAHGEEVQVVLSVIVPAGGPMLVNGAALPNDDALEASAGVALAGDPELRAVISADGSIPHRRIVHLLDLLRGAGVSRVAFGALPVDDRSR
- a CDS encoding ferric siderophore ABC transporter substrate-binding protein, whose product is MKGPLNDQEMNEVNETVGRAVADHPRIVDLVFEPEAGGKTRRLLAGLGTVTALYAIVIGFIGGLGQSAGPWSAEMAARIHDAIAVERSVEVTPPPPPPPSLPTEAPAAPLAAAPRARRPAPSRARPAAPAQAGALAAVSSDPVDLTGTAFVVGSSAQYAGGTTMAAGTSTKPVTGAVAPGGTGDGSASAKHSLARPVSLDQEAWSCPWPAEADAEQVDQQTVVIRVVVRADGRAERVEVVTDPGLGFGRAARACALGTRFQPARDSAGESIAAASPPIRVHFFR